In the Solibacillus sp. FSL K6-1523 genome, one interval contains:
- a CDS encoding DeoR/GlpR family DNA-binding transcription regulator, which produces MKTAKEQRLELIEQMVHQEMKITVVALAKQLKLTPETIRKDLKELEAMKRVTRFHGGARVYEPTYKEPKFNLKMNLHEVEKREIAQAAASRIASGDTIYIDVGTTTVHMANFIQGENIKIITNSLAAANAFSRALEKHQFSGEVICVGGIVNTEQQSLVGALTMEWLRHFHVQKAFISCGGVTQQAVYDYDMNEAVLSHVMLERSDQAILLVDHTKLKKKSFAKIGALNYFHEIISTGESPWEEWQSIWTKVGH; this is translated from the coding sequence ATGAAAACAGCAAAAGAACAACGCTTAGAGCTAATTGAGCAAATGGTCCATCAAGAAATGAAGATTACGGTTGTTGCGCTAGCGAAGCAATTAAAATTAACGCCCGAAACAATTCGTAAAGATTTAAAGGAATTAGAGGCGATGAAACGCGTTACTCGTTTTCACGGGGGAGCACGAGTTTATGAGCCTACATATAAAGAACCAAAATTTAATTTGAAAATGAATTTACATGAGGTTGAAAAAAGGGAGATAGCACAGGCTGCTGCAAGTCGGATTGCTTCTGGTGATACGATTTATATTGATGTAGGGACGACCACGGTACATATGGCGAACTTCATACAAGGAGAGAATATTAAAATTATCACAAACTCTCTTGCCGCAGCGAATGCTTTTAGCCGCGCGCTAGAAAAGCATCAATTTAGCGGTGAAGTTATTTGTGTTGGAGGTATTGTGAATACGGAGCAACAATCACTTGTCGGTGCATTGACGATGGAATGGTTGCGTCATTTTCATGTGCAAAAAGCATTTATTTCATGTGGGGGTGTTACACAGCAAGCCGTTTATGATTATGATATGAATGAGGCAGTATTATCACATGTCATGCTTGAACGGAGTGACCAAGCTATTTTATTAGTCGACCATACAAAGTTAAAGAAAAAATCCTTTGCGAAAATTGGAGCGTTAAATTACTTCCATGAAATTATCTCGACAGGTGAAAGTCCTTGGGAAGAGTGGCAATCAATTTGGACGAAAGTAGGTCATTAA
- a CDS encoding ABC transporter ATP-binding protein has protein sequence MSQVALKKIKKIYQNKPVLNEIELHIEDGEFLTILGPSGCGKSTILRVITGLIEPEFGDVSIDGQPMNNVPTKERNVGMVFQQYALFPNLSVYENIAFGLRVKKETEAQIQKEVAYLLQLVGLEEKRESYPQQLSGGQQQRVALARALAVKPKVLLLDEPLSALDAQIRKKLQVQLRQIQQELKMTMVLVTHDQDEAMNVSDRIVVMNNGKIEQLGTPTEIYTHPKTEFIANFIGNYNVFSRRELEAIIGQKLTAQGNRFAIRPEVILINSNQSGIKTRAIAKNILMKGNVLKVDFEANGQVFQVEQLHQQGNQIDINHDYVLTIAENDVISLE, from the coding sequence ATGAGTCAGGTAGCCTTAAAGAAAATTAAAAAAATCTATCAAAATAAGCCAGTGCTTAATGAAATTGAGCTGCATATTGAAGATGGTGAATTTCTAACGATTTTAGGACCAAGTGGTTGTGGGAAAAGTACAATTTTACGCGTGATTACAGGCTTAATAGAACCAGAATTTGGGGATGTGTCAATTGATGGGCAACCGATGAATAACGTCCCAACAAAGGAACGCAATGTCGGGATGGTTTTTCAGCAATATGCACTTTTCCCGAATTTATCGGTATATGAAAATATCGCATTCGGTTTACGAGTAAAGAAAGAGACCGAAGCGCAAATTCAAAAAGAAGTGGCGTATTTATTGCAGCTAGTAGGGCTAGAAGAAAAAAGGGAGTCATATCCACAGCAATTATCAGGTGGGCAACAACAGCGTGTGGCATTAGCAAGAGCATTAGCAGTCAAACCGAAAGTGCTTTTGTTGGATGAGCCATTAAGTGCGCTCGATGCTCAAATCCGAAAAAAATTACAAGTGCAGCTACGTCAAATTCAACAAGAGCTAAAGATGACAATGGTGCTCGTGACGCATGACCAAGATGAAGCGATGAATGTGTCTGACCGCATTGTCGTGATGAATAACGGAAAAATTGAGCAGCTTGGTACACCGACAGAAATTTATACGCATCCGAAAACAGAATTCATTGCGAATTTTATCGGAAACTACAATGTGTTTTCAAGACGAGAGCTAGAAGCAATAATTGGACAGAAACTTACAGCACAAGGGAACCGTTTCGCCATCCGACCAGAAGTGATTTTAATCAACTCCAATCAATCAGGTATTAAGACAAGAGCAATTGCCAAAAATATATTGATGAAAGGCAATGTGCTAAAAGTCGATTTTGAAGCGAATGGACAAGTATTTCAAGTTGAGCAATTGCATCAGCAAGGCAATCAAATTGATATCAATCACGATTATGTTTTAACGATTGCAGAGAATGATGTGATTTCACTCGAATGA
- a CDS encoding histidinol phosphate phosphatase domain-containing protein: MLVDYHLHLEEGPYNAQWLNRTIRALATMTDEFQLDSTKVQMEKTMDQLQKRMVHGCYSEQWLDLYLKRALQLGIQEVGIVDHLYRFEETRAYFEKYMLLDEREEVGKLQRQWLDQVMTQNMAQFVSCIERAKDKWAQHGVALKLGLECDYFVGGEKELQSLIEGYEWDFLIGSVHFIDGWGFDNPALQHRFQSFEPEILYKHFFETVEQMIVSKQFDFIAHLDNLKVFNYRVQNEAFMHAWYERIAKALKEADVATEINSGLYYRYPVQESCPSPSFLRVLAAHQIPITLSSDAHYPDDLGSFVADNANQLKQLGVSEIATFTKRVREMKLL; the protein is encoded by the coding sequence ATGTTAGTCGATTATCATTTACATTTGGAAGAGGGACCGTACAATGCCCAGTGGTTAAACCGTACGATTCGGGCACTTGCGACAATGACAGATGAATTTCAGCTAGACAGCACGAAAGTACAAATGGAAAAAACAATGGATCAGTTACAAAAACGAATGGTGCATGGTTGTTATAGTGAGCAATGGCTCGATCTTTATTTAAAGCGTGCATTGCAATTAGGGATTCAAGAGGTAGGCATTGTCGATCATTTATACAGATTTGAAGAAACAAGGGCCTATTTTGAAAAGTATATGTTGTTGGATGAACGAGAAGAGGTCGGAAAATTACAGCGGCAATGGCTCGATCAAGTAATGACGCAAAATATGGCACAATTTGTTTCATGTATTGAGCGGGCAAAGGATAAATGGGCACAGCATGGGGTTGCGTTAAAGCTAGGGCTGGAGTGCGATTATTTTGTTGGAGGCGAAAAGGAATTGCAAAGCTTAATTGAAGGATATGAGTGGGACTTTTTAATCGGCTCTGTCCATTTTATTGATGGTTGGGGATTTGATAATCCAGCACTGCAACATCGCTTTCAAAGCTTTGAGCCAGAAATACTTTATAAACATTTTTTTGAAACAGTCGAACAAATGATTGTAAGTAAGCAATTTGATTTTATTGCCCATTTGGATAATTTGAAAGTGTTTAATTATCGCGTACAAAATGAAGCATTCATGCATGCATGGTATGAGCGGATTGCCAAGGCATTAAAGGAAGCGGATGTTGCGACAGAAATTAACTCTGGGTTATATTACCGTTATCCAGTGCAGGAAAGCTGTCCGTCCCCATCTTTTTTACGTGTGTTAGCAGCGCATCAAATACCTATTACGTTGAGCTCCGATGCTCATTATCCTGATGATTTAGGAAGTTTTGTAGCGGATAATGCAAATCAGCTAAAGCAATTGGGCGTGTCGGAAATTGCTACATTTACAAAGCGTGTTCGCGAGATGAAATTATTATAA
- a CDS encoding alkaline phosphatase family protein — MSNKVIVIVLDALRFDVACTHLGFMQHLVEQGKVARYKVKGELPALSRPMYETICTGTPAIEHGIVHNHIVRMSKEESIFHLAKAAQKVTAAAAYYWVSELYQKAPFQHFTDRLQLNSDGVIQNGSYYFEDHYPDSHVFADAHYLTQQFTPDLLYIHPMNIDDDGHKFTADSPQYRNRVLATDGLLALSIPAWLEQGYQIIVTADHGMTADGNHGGNTAADREVPLFIISPKVQPGIYEEVVSQLQIAPLICELLEIEKSPKMQKLHLKGVREAE; from the coding sequence ATGTCAAATAAGGTCATTGTCATTGTACTAGATGCACTACGTTTTGATGTTGCATGTACCCATTTAGGGTTCATGCAACATTTAGTAGAACAAGGAAAAGTCGCGCGTTATAAGGTAAAAGGAGAGCTCCCAGCACTATCACGTCCAATGTATGAAACAATTTGTACAGGAACCCCAGCGATTGAGCATGGCATTGTCCATAATCATATTGTGCGGATGTCAAAAGAGGAAAGCATCTTCCATTTAGCAAAAGCTGCACAAAAAGTGACGGCAGCTGCCGCGTATTATTGGGTGAGTGAACTGTATCAAAAAGCGCCATTTCAGCATTTTACAGATCGTCTTCAGCTAAATTCAGACGGGGTCATTCAAAATGGTAGTTACTATTTTGAAGACCATTATCCAGACTCGCATGTGTTTGCGGATGCACATTATTTAACGCAACAATTCACACCAGATTTATTGTATATTCATCCGATGAATATTGATGATGATGGGCATAAATTTACAGCAGATTCACCGCAATATCGCAATCGTGTGTTGGCAACAGATGGTTTATTAGCCCTTTCCATTCCAGCATGGCTTGAACAAGGCTATCAAATTATCGTAACCGCCGATCATGGAATGACAGCAGATGGCAATCATGGTGGAAATACGGCGGCTGATCGTGAGGTACCACTGTTTATTATTTCACCAAAAGTGCAGCCTGGCATTTATGAAGAAGTGGTTTCTCAATTACAAATAGCTCCGTTAATTTGCGAGTTGTTAGAAATAGAAAAATCTCCGAAAATGCAAAAACTGCATTTAAAAGGAGTCCGGGAGGCGGAATAA
- a CDS encoding ABC transporter permease — MKFIRWIPLTFVGLYLAIPLLATVVYAFSTSWNHTVFPEGLTLKWILTLFQDKEFLLAFGRSVLLSAGAVLLSVILVVPAICVIILYFPQYEKWVKAIIVMIYSFPGIILSVGLLKFYSVTVIPLVAVVVGVYCVIILPYLYQGTKNSLMTINGRQLMDAAELLGANKWYSFRKILMPSIYPGLFVATLLSFSILFGEFVLINLIVGSKFKTLQVFLVEQLNTSGHLASAVVFIYVLLMAILTFSVMQLSTRMKGANAK, encoded by the coding sequence ATGAAGTTTATACGATGGATTCCTTTAACATTTGTTGGTCTTTATTTAGCGATTCCACTTTTAGCCACAGTTGTTTATGCATTTTCTACGAGCTGGAATCATACGGTTTTCCCTGAAGGACTGACATTAAAATGGATACTCACATTATTTCAAGATAAAGAATTTCTCCTCGCATTTGGTCGCTCCGTTTTATTGAGCGCTGGGGCGGTGCTGTTATCGGTTATACTAGTCGTGCCTGCGATTTGTGTGATTATTTTATATTTTCCACAATATGAAAAATGGGTTAAGGCCATCATTGTCATGATTTATTCCTTCCCTGGAATCATTTTGTCGGTAGGTTTATTGAAGTTTTATTCAGTGACAGTTATTCCGCTCGTTGCGGTTGTTGTAGGTGTGTACTGTGTCATTATTTTGCCGTATTTGTATCAAGGCACAAAAAATAGCTTAATGACGATTAATGGTCGACAGCTAATGGATGCAGCCGAGTTATTGGGAGCGAATAAATGGTATTCGTTTCGTAAAATATTAATGCCGTCGATTTATCCAGGACTATTTGTTGCAACACTATTATCGTTCTCCATATTATTTGGGGAGTTTGTATTAATTAATTTAATTGTTGGATCGAAATTTAAAACGCTTCAAGTTTTCCTAGTCGAACAATTAAATACAAGTGGTCATTTAGCGAGTGCAGTTGTATTCATTTACGTGCTATTAATGGCCATACTCACATTTAGCGTAATGCAATTATCGACAAGAATGAAAGGGGCAAATGCGAAATGA
- a CDS encoding ABC transporter permease translates to MLYSSFRFNNGFSLNQYKTIFLSDYILQSFANSIWLSLVSACLALIIAIFASYAIYTYSEKVRERILIIINLTSNFSGVPLAFAFIIILGNSGLITLFVQFMGWDWNFNLYSWSGLLLIYIYFQLPLAIMLIYPVFYGIQKEMKDAAMMLGASNAYFWRKIGVPIIWPALAGTLTILFANAMGAYASAYALTGSGYNLTAIRIGALLSGDIFAQPELASAIAVLLGAVMIVGMLISEWMTKKMRKDANL, encoded by the coding sequence ATGCTATACAGCAGTTTTCGTTTTAATAATGGATTTAGCTTGAATCAATATAAAACGATTTTTTTAAGTGATTACATTTTGCAAAGCTTCGCGAATAGCATTTGGCTATCACTTGTTTCGGCTTGTTTGGCGCTAATAATTGCGATTTTTGCCTCCTACGCAATTTATACTTACTCGGAAAAGGTGCGGGAACGAATTTTAATTATTATTAATTTAACATCCAACTTTTCCGGGGTTCCACTTGCCTTTGCGTTCATTATTATACTTGGGAATAGTGGCTTGATCACATTATTCGTTCAATTTATGGGCTGGGATTGGAACTTTAATTTATATAGTTGGTCAGGGCTGCTGTTAATTTATATTTATTTTCAGCTACCACTAGCAATCATGTTAATTTACCCTGTTTTTTATGGCATTCAAAAGGAAATGAAAGATGCCGCCATGATGTTAGGCGCTTCAAACGCGTATTTTTGGCGGAAAATTGGTGTTCCAATTATTTGGCCGGCACTTGCTGGAACGTTGACGATTTTATTTGCGAATGCAATGGGTGCTTACGCGTCCGCCTATGCTCTAACAGGCAGTGGCTATAACTTAACAGCAATTCGTATTGGTGCCTTATTGTCAGGCGATATTTTTGCGCAGCCAGAATTGGCGAGTGCGATTGCAGTCCTTCTTGGTGCCGTAATGATTGTAGGCATGTTGATTAGTGAATGGATGACGAAAAAAATGCGAAAGGATGCGAATTTGTAA